DNA from Candidatus Thermoplasmatota archaeon:
TCATTCTCATCGGGATCTTCTTCCTCTCAATCGTCGCTCCCATGGTGCCTGTCGGTGGCATAGGCATCGCGGTGGTCATCAGCCAGGGCATGATCTTTCTGATCGGGAGCTATGTTGGAAACGTCCATTTCAGCGTACTTACGTTGACCCTCACGGCGATGCTTGGTGCAGGAACGGATTATGCGATATTCCTGATGGCAAGATACCGGGAAGAGAGACTGAGGGGTAAATCGAAGGAGGACAGTGTGAGGGAGTCCGTCACGTGGGCGGGGGAGAGCGTCGCGACGAGCGGAGTCGCGGTGATGATAAGCTTCGGGGTTCTTTCTCTCGGGAGCTTCTCTTTCGTCAGGACGATGGGTCTCAGCATAATGATGGGAATCGGACTCGCCCTGATCGTTGCGATCACTTTGATTCCCTCCCTCCTTATGCTTCTGGGAGATAGAGTATTCTGGCCTGCTGGAAAGAAATGGAACAAGAACCCCGGGAAGGAGAAGAAGGGACCTGGGTATTTCAGAAGAGCCTCGTCCTTTTCCGTGAAACACCCAAGGGCGATCGTTCTTGCCGCTCTTCTGGTCTCTGTTCCTGCGGTCTACGGCGTCCTCACCCTGGAAACGAGCTTTGACTTCATCGCGGCCATGCCGGAGACGGAGGCGACGAGGGGATTGGATCTCCTCGGAGAAGGCTTCGGGAAGGGAAAGATTCTTCCGACCTACGTCGTCATCCAGTTCGACTCCCCTTTCTACGATAACGGAACCTTCGACGGTTCGGTTCTCAACAGCCTCGAGAACCTCTCGCAAAGTTTTGAGGGCTTGGACAATACCGTGACTGTGATCGGGCCAACCAGGCCGCAAGGACAGACCGTCGACTACGGCAACCTTAGCCAGATGAGTCCAATGCAGGCCTCGGCCGTGATGGTGATGATGCTCCAAAGCGTCGGAGAAGACAACAGGACCGCACTCCTCACGATAGAACTGGAGGAGGAGCCCTTCTCAAAGACCTCGGTGCAGAGCGTCTCCGAGATCCATGATGCCATTTCGGACTCGAAAAGGAGCGACCCCAACATGGAGGGGGCTGAAACCCTCGTGGGCGGCGCGACGGCGAGCATCCGAGACACGAGCATCATTTTCAATGAAGACTTCCAATTCATGGCCGTTGTCGTAGTGATAGGTATCTTCCTTCTCCTTCTCTTCGTGCTGGGCTCCGTTCTCCTCCCGCTCAGGCTGATACTCACCATATTGCTGAGCATAACATGGACGCTGGCCGTGACCATGGTCCTCTTTCAGGTTCTGATCGGAATCCCGGTCCTCTGGATGATGCCTTTGATTCTCTTCGTCATCGCCATGGGCCTAGGTATGGACTACGACATCTTCCTGACGACGCGTATCCGAGAGGAGGTTGCCAAGGGCAAGACCGACAAAGAAGCGATCGTCGAGGCTGTCGATAAGACGGGAGGCATCATCACTGCGGCGGGCGCCGTCATGGCGGGAGCATTCGGCTCCATGATGCTTTCCAGTCTGGGCATGCTCCAGGAATTCGGTTTCGCACTCTTCTTCGTCATCATAATCGACGCGATGATCGTTCGGATCTACCTCGTCCCCGCCATAATGGTTCTCCTCGAGAAGTGGAACTGGTGGGCCCCCGGGAGAATCCAGAGGGTCAGGCGGGAAGAGAAGATGAAGAGGAAGTCGGAGAAGAAGTAGCGGCTAGACGTCGACGTCAGGGTGCTCTTTCAAGTACTCATCTATGGCGGCGTGCAGGCCGTCCGCCGCCAGGTTGCTGCAGTGCATCTTGATGGGCGGTAGCCCGTCCAGGGCGTCGGCGACGTCCTTGCGGGTGATCTTCAAGGCCTCCTTCAGGGTCCTCCCCTTCGCGAGCTCCGTGATCATGGATGAGGTGGCAATGGCGGCCGCGCAGCCCATGGTCTTCCATCCGATGTCGGTGATGATGCCGTCCTCGACCTTGATGTAGATGTTCATTACGTCCCCGCAGACCGGGTTCCCGACCTCGCCCACCGCGTCAGCGTCCTCCAGCGCCCCCGCGTTCCTGGGGTTCTGGAAGTGGTCAATCACTTTCTTCGAATACATGCTCTGTCCCCCCTCATCCGCATCTGGACATATGAGAGCTGCGTTAGAACCTGACGATCGAGGACACGGGGATGACGGGTATGTGGAACTTGGAGAGCTGCCTCTCCAGACCCGCGATGAACTGCGTTGCCATGACCGTGTTGCCGTGACCCCAGTCCTTCGCCTTCCTCGCCAGGAAGATGATGTCGGGCTCGCAGTCCTCCACGATGTCGATGATGTTCATCGGGGTTATGTGCTCCAGGATGTCCACGCTGTCGATGACTCCCTTTTTGACGGCGGTTGGATTGTCCCGGTAGTCCGCCACAACGAACGAGATCCCAGGGTTCTTGCGCAGCTGCTTTATCACCCTTATGCCGAGGTCTCCAGCTCCCACCACCAGTGCCTTCACAGCTCCACTCTCGCTAATCTCTTCCATATCGTCATATACTATGCCCTACGAGAATATTATCGTTTCTGTCCCGAGTCGAGCTCCCTCTCAGGCGGGCCATCATACTCCACCTCGGAGGGGAGTAGGCTCGTGAGCGGGGGTTCCCTGGTCATCTCCTCATAGACCTGAGCGATGAGTCCCGCGGACCTCCCGAGGAGGAAGAAGCCCTTCCCCAGCCGGTGGTCGAAGTTCATGTCGCACGCTATGGCCGCGATGGCCCCGTCCAGGTTGATGGGCAGCTTCTTGCCCGCCTCCCGGAAGTAGTACTGCAGCGCTCTGATTATGACCGTATGAGTGCCGGAAATCCCTAGCTCTCTGGACAGCTCGAAGAGCCTCGTCACCCGCGGGTCCTCCGTGTGGAGGTAGTGCCCTAGCCCGGGCATCTTCGCTTTTCTGGACATCAGGGTGCGCATATGTTCCTCAGCGACGTCCTTCGGTCCTTTGTCCTGTTCCTTCGCCCGCTTCGATATGGCATACAGGGTCCTCATGCAGGCCTCTATGGCGCCTCCGTGGAAGTCGCCCACGGCCAAGAGCCCGCCCGCGACCGCTGTCGGAAGAGGGACTCCGGCAGATGCTATGGATCGGGCCACCAGACCCGTTGGGATGTTGATCCCGTGATCGATGCAGGAGACGAGTATCGCATCGAGCATCCTTCGCTCGTTCTCGCCAGGAAGCTCCCACTTGAGCAGAAGGAACAGGGCATCCGTGAAGGTCACGTTGCCTATGAGGTCGTCCTGCTTGTAGCCACGCGTTACGATCTTGTTCTTCTCAACTAGACTTATCGACGTCTTTCTCATTGTATCCACTCCTGTTATCAGCGTTCCAAGTCGTGTGTGGCGCTGTCGGTCAAACGAAACCGTAGACCGCCATGAGGAAGCTGAATAGGACCGTAATGACAATGGCGGGGATGGAGATCAGTAGGCCGCTCTTCGCCAGCTCTCTTTTTGACACCATGCCCGTGCCGTACACGAGCGTGGACGAAGTACTCGCGACCGGAGTCGCGAACGAGAGGACCATGGAGAACGCGATTGGAAGGACGAAGACCTTGACGCTGATCCCGGCGAACTCCGGAAGCTTTGCCATGCTTATCATTATCGGGATTAGGATGGCTGCCGTTGCGGTGGCGTTTATGAAATTGCTGAGCGCCACAGCTACGAAGGAGATTACGAGAAGAAGCACCATCAGGTAGAGGGGGTCACCGAGGACTTTCAAGAAGCTTGTCGCAGAAAAGAGGCCGCCCCCTAGCCAGTCCGCGGTCCCGGAGAGTATCATCGCATGACCCAAAGAGAGCCCCGCACCGACGATGAGGAAGAGCCCCCAAGGTATGAGCTTCGCGTCCTCCCAGTCAAGGGCTCTGGTCATGAACAGAAGAACGGCGGCCAACGCCGCAACCACGGCCGGGGCGTTGAAGCCGACCAGGTACGGCAGGGGAATGAGCAGGAACTCGGCCGCGCGTTCCCCGAATATCCAGAAGGCCACCGCTCCCGCGAAGATGATGAGGACCTTCTTCTCATCGTTGGATATTGGACCCAGTTCCTTTCTCTCCTCCTCCACCCAGCTCAGGTCGACGGTGTCCACGCCCACGGGGTAGAACTTCAGGAGAATCGCCCAAGAGACGATCAGAATGAGCATGGAGAGCGGGAACCCGATGATCATCCAATCCACGAAGTCCCAACCGACATTCTCCTTGACGAGGAAACCGGACGCGACGGCGTTCGGGGAGGAGCCTATTATCGTGGCCATCCCGCCGATGATCGTTGAGGCCGCCACGGCGAGCAGGAGGACGACCGCGATTCGATGCTCCTTCTCCTTCTCCTGCGTGACCCTGTGCGCGATTCCGATCGTGACGGGAATCAGAAGAGCCGCCGTCGCCGTGTTGGATATCCACATGGAGAGGAGAGCGGCTCCGAGCATGATCGCGAGAAGAAGCCACTTGAACTCCCCCTTCGACTTGGAGATCAGATAGAGGGTGAGGCGCTTGTCGATCCCGTTCCTCCTGAAAGCCTCCGCGATAATCAGCCCGCCCATGATGACGTAGACAACCGGATCCGAGAACGGGGCGAAGGCCTGTTCTGCGGGGGAGGGGAGATTCTCGCCCGTTGGAAATATGTTATACAGGACCAGAAGAGCGGGTACAAGGAGCGAAGTGATGGGCAGGGGAAGCGACTCGAAAGCCCACATCAGGGCCACGCAGAGGAATATCCCCAGCATATACTGGATGGTCGTGTCGATACCCAGCGGGACGAAGGTGAAGAATAGAAGGACGCTGAAAGGGATGAGGAGCTTGATGGCCTTCCTCGTCCACGCTCCCAGCCTGCCGAAGAACTTGAAGAACGAGGGCTTGAGCCCGACGATGTGCCTTTCCGCCTCGACGAGTGCGTGAACGACCTTCTTCGAGACGCGCTTTGGCTTCTCAGCTTTCTTGTCTTGCCTCTCGTCAGGGGAGCCCTTCATTACGATGCCCAATTGCACCGTTCCTAAAAAACCTATTTCAAGCGGGCGGGCATGTTCTCCGAACCCCTCCGCTTAACCTTATATACGCGGATTTACTGAGACAGATTTGGAGGAGATTGAATTGTCATACAAGAAGATGGCAGACACCATCGTGAACAAGTGCCTGAAAGTGAGCAAGAAAGACGTCGTGATCGTGAGCACCTACCAGCACACACTCGACCTGGCCGAAGAGATAGCCAACACATGCTTTGATCGGAAAGCGGACGTTCTCATGACATTGGACACGGACCGCGTATTCTATCACCACCTGCACGTACTCCCGGAATCCAATCTGAGGGAGACATCGGCTCATTGCATGGGTCTCTCAAGGTACAGCACGGTGAACATATTCATCGGCGGTCCAGAGGACCCCAAGCCCATGAGCAAGGTCCCGCCTGGGAAGTACGCGGCTCTCTTCGAGGGCGAGCAGCCGCATGGTGACTACATGCGCAAGCAGAAGATCAGGACGGGCTACCTCGGCATCGGCGCCGTCACGCCACAGAGAGCCGAAGTGTACGGATTCGACTACGAGAAATGGAAGAGGGTGGTCACCGCAGCCTCTGCAGTCGACCCCGCCGAAATGCAGGAGTTCGGAAACAAACTCAAGAGGATACTGGACAGGGGAAAGCACATGCGTATCACGACGAAGGCAGGCACCGACCTGAGTTGCGACCTCGGCAGTCGGAAGGGCTTCGTCTTCACGCCTACGCTGACAAAGGCCAACATGGAGAAGGGCTTGTTCGGCGTGTCGGTTCCCGCGGGAGATGTCTCCATCGCCCCCATTGAGAAGAGCGTCAAGGGCAAGGCGTTCTTCGATGTGCCGCAGCCCTCGGTCGGGAAGCTCGTTGAAGGGATGAGGTGGACGTTCAAGGACGGACGTGTGAAGTCGTTCACCGCCAAGAAGAACGTGAAGGCGATCAAGGGGATGTGGGACAAGGGTCACGGCGACAAGGACAGGCTGGCATGGGTGTCTTTCGGCATCAACCCGAAGGGAAAGCTCGGGTTCCTGGAGAACTACCTGGCGATGGGCGCAGTCACACTGGGCCTGGGCGGCAACGACGAGCTTGGCGGGAAGAACAAGAGCGACTCTGGCGCCTCGGCTTCTATGTCCCGCGCTACCGTCGAGGTCGACGGCAGGGTGATACTCAAGAACGGCAAGTACACGATCTAGCTGACGTACTTGTCGATGGTCGGCGTGAGCAAGGGAGCGGGCATCGCCCCCTGCAGCTGGTCGACTAGCTTGCCGTTCTGGAACACGAGCAGCGTGGGGATGGCCATGATCCCGTACTTCGTCGGGGTCGCGGGATTCTGGTCCACGTTCATCTTTCCAAAGACGACCTTGCCTTTGTACGTCTGCGCTAGCTCCTTGAGTATGGGCTCCATCATCTTACAGGGACCGCACCAGTCGGCCCAGAAATCCACAACAACGACAGGGTACTTGTTGACCGTGTCATCGAAATCGGCATCTGTCACAACCACCGGCGCTCCGGGCATATCTTGACTCATATCTTTCATCAACTCCTGTAGTTTCTTCTCTCTGATGGCTTCCAGCTCCTCGTCCTCAGTCAAGGGACCCCTCCATCTCCTCCTCGAATCTGCTCAGCGAGTCGAGCAGGGACTCGTGCCAGTCCTCAATGCACCGCGCGAGCTCCCTCTTCACCTGAGCGGGAGGGACCGCCTCGTATGCGTAGTAGTAGCCTCCGTCCTTGATGGTCTCCGTCTGCCTCTTTGTGAGCCCGGCGGACATCAGATTCTTGAGCACCCTCTGGATCGAGGACCTGTCCCTTCCGACCTGCTTTGCCACGTCCGAGACCCTCTGTCCCTCGGAGGACAGGAGCAGACGATAGACTCTCAACTCAGTCTCGCTCAGATTGAGCATGTTCCTGAGCATCTCGGAACAGCTTTCCGGCGGGTCCATTGCGGTGAGGCGCTGCATCCGCCTCTGATAGACAGGACGCATATATAAGGGTGTGTATGAATAATGCACAACCGTTTAGTACGGTGTGAGGAATCGTTATGTTTATCATATTTTCACAGACCAACAAATATTTATGCTTATATTACTTACCGTTCTTTGATGCACGACGTTGAGAAGGCGATTGACACAAGGATCGTTTCCCTGGGACTGGAAGAGCAGAGGGAAGTAGCAAAACGGTACAATGACGAGGCAATAGCTCAGGACAAGAAACCACGAACACGATTAGCGCGCATCTACGCTTTGAAGAAGCTAGCCGTGTTCACCGAGAAGCCCTTCGAGGACGTGTCCAAGGACGACCTCATAGCCTTCTCCAAGCGCCTTAGCGAGAAGTACAGCAAGAACACGAAGTTCACTATCGAGGCGCAGGTGAAACACTTCTACAAGTGGCTGGAGGGCGATGACGAAGAGTATCCGAAGAAGGTTCGGTGGATGAAGGTCAAGAAGGATGGCAATCACCTGACACATGAGGACATATTGACACATCAGGAGATCCGCGATCTAGTGAAGGCTTGTGACCATCTGCGAGACAGGGCTATGCTGATGGTTCTGTGGGAATCGGGAGCGAGGGCAAGTGAACTCCTCCGAATGAAGGTCGGAAGCGTTCACAGGGATAAGTTTGGAACGTTCGTCACGCTGAAGGGCAAGACCGGAATCAGAGAGGTTCGGCTGATCAAGAGCGAACCTTATCTCAAACTGTGGCTAAACCACCATCCTTTTCCTGATGACAAGAACTCTCCGTTGTGGATATGGAGGAAACCACGGCACGACCAATATGAAGGAATCGGAGCAGGCAGGTTGCGGGTGGTCATCTATTCGGCTAGGAAGGGAGCGAAGTTGCAGAAGAAGGTCTGGCCACATCTCTTTAGACATACAAGATTGACAGAGCTAGCGAAGAGGTACACGGAAGCCGAACTCAGGCTTATCGCAGGATGGGAAAC
Protein-coding regions in this window:
- a CDS encoding site-specific integrase; this translates as MHNRLVRCEESLCLSYFHRPTNIYAYITYRSLMHDVEKAIDTRIVSLGLEEQREVAKRYNDEAIAQDKKPRTRLARIYALKKLAVFTEKPFEDVSKDDLIAFSKRLSEKYSKNTKFTIEAQVKHFYKWLEGDDEEYPKKVRWMKVKKDGNHLTHEDILTHQEIRDLVKACDHLRDRAMLMVLWESGARASELLRMKVGSVHRDKFGTFVTLKGKTGIREVRLIKSEPYLKLWLNHHPFPDDKNSPLWIWRKPRHDQYEGIGAGRLRVVIYSARKGAKLQKKVWPHLFRHTRLTELAKRYTEAELRLIAGWETDSKMPGVYVHLSGRDIKDRMAVREGLKEEEAEEEVSPLEPWICTLCNSENPATHIICRHCGETPDQSDLLISSLKEKLDKEVDERTLQNVVKVMDMLREKGYLDGLKEIAKDEGHDR
- a CDS encoding DASS family sodium-coupled anion symporter translates to MGIVMKGSPDERQDKKAEKPKRVSKKVVHALVEAERHIVGLKPSFFKFFGRLGAWTRKAIKLLIPFSVLLFFTFVPLGIDTTIQYMLGIFLCVALMWAFESLPLPITSLLVPALLVLYNIFPTGENLPSPAEQAFAPFSDPVVYVIMGGLIIAEAFRRNGIDKRLTLYLISKSKGEFKWLLLAIMLGAALLSMWISNTATAALLIPVTIGIAHRVTQEKEKEHRIAVVLLLAVAASTIIGGMATIIGSSPNAVASGFLVKENVGWDFVDWMIIGFPLSMLILIVSWAILLKFYPVGVDTVDLSWVEEERKELGPISNDEKKVLIIFAGAVAFWIFGERAAEFLLIPLPYLVGFNAPAVVAALAAVLLFMTRALDWEDAKLIPWGLFLIVGAGLSLGHAMILSGTADWLGGGLFSATSFLKVLGDPLYLMVLLLVISFVAVALSNFINATATAAILIPIMISMAKLPEFAGISVKVFVLPIAFSMVLSFATPVASTSSTLVYGTGMVSKRELAKSGLLISIPAIVITVLFSFLMAVYGFV
- a CDS encoding aminopeptidase, which gives rise to MSYKKMADTIVNKCLKVSKKDVVIVSTYQHTLDLAEEIANTCFDRKADVLMTLDTDRVFYHHLHVLPESNLRETSAHCMGLSRYSTVNIFIGGPEDPKPMSKVPPGKYAALFEGEQPHGDYMRKQKIRTGYLGIGAVTPQRAEVYGFDYEKWKRVVTAASAVDPAEMQEFGNKLKRILDRGKHMRITTKAGTDLSCDLGSRKGFVFTPTLTKANMEKGLFGVSVPAGDVSIAPIEKSVKGKAFFDVPQPSVGKLVEGMRWTFKDGRVKSFTAKKNVKAIKGMWDKGHGDKDRLAWVSFGINPKGKLGFLENYLAMGAVTLGLGGNDELGGKNKSDSGASASMSRATVEVDGRVILKNGKYTI
- a CDS encoding MMPL family transporter — protein: MFKELANFVVKRHKVIIIFWLILLVISLPATQLVSDVVVYEETSMAPEDIESARAAELISDQFPTGIANSTALIVVQSVDVFSSRIRDFNLQLEDKVRNGDIDYLDNFTSIYSISRDYLLGTVPLIYPLVSETEGQVNLTASLIFGGPVFYASSWGNNPVNDSVFAMSWDGYSMFVPNSSFLPLLYNYSYAFWQTWNETFDPGNVSAYLDPLLYDEFQRADEVINLVALPSLGLFPPEDEMDLFMTGVWASFDILTWNDAVAIHNYSVGLAGSYLGVQNITFLREVLDLGPSPAGQTVYTFVQQVISSATLDAYPVAVPETVKSNLLNEETGIMIITVGFTRVSSFRESDGSQPILENVRTIGDSIDELRVSLSLDQETILVTGDSALEANLEEKAWEDVERIDIVTIALVFILIGIFFLSIVAPMVPVGGIGIAVVISQGMIFLIGSYVGNVHFSVLTLTLTAMLGAGTDYAIFLMARYREERLRGKSKEDSVRESVTWAGESVATSGVAVMISFGVLSLGSFSFVRTMGLSIMMGIGLALIVAITLIPSLLMLLGDRVFWPAGKKWNKNPGKEKKGPGYFRRASSFSVKHPRAIVLAALLVSVPAVYGVLTLETSFDFIAAMPETEATRGLDLLGEGFGKGKILPTYVVIQFDSPFYDNGTFDGSVLNSLENLSQSFEGLDNTVTVIGPTRPQGQTVDYGNLSQMSPMQASAVMVMMLQSVGEDNRTALLTIELEEEPFSKTSVQSVSEIHDAISDSKRSDPNMEGAETLVGGATASIRDTSIIFNEDFQFMAVVVVIGIFLLLLFVLGSVLLPLRLILTILLSITWTLAVTMVLFQVLIGIPVLWMMPLILFVIAMGLGMDYDIFLTTRIREEVAKGKTDKEAIVEAVDKTGGIITAAGAVMAGAFGSMMLSSLGMLQEFGFALFFVIIIDAMIVRIYLVPAIMVLLEKWNWWAPGRIQRVRREEKMKRKSEKK
- the nifU gene encoding Fe-S cluster assembly scaffold protein NifU; protein product: MYSKKVIDHFQNPRNAGALEDADAVGEVGNPVCGDVMNIYIKVEDGIITDIGWKTMGCAAAIATSSMITELAKGRTLKEALKITRKDVADALDGLPPIKMHCSNLAADGLHAAIDEYLKEHPDVDV
- the trxA gene encoding thioredoxin, producing MTEDEELEAIREKKLQELMKDMSQDMPGAPVVVTDADFDDTVNKYPVVVVDFWADWCGPCKMMEPILKELAQTYKGKVVFGKMNVDQNPATPTKYGIMAIPTLLVFQNGKLVDQLQGAMPAPLLTPTIDKYVS
- a CDS encoding citryl-CoA lyase; translated protein: MRKTSISLVEKNKIVTRGYKQDDLIGNVTFTDALFLLLKWELPGENERRMLDAILVSCIDHGINIPTGLVARSIASAGVPLPTAVAGGLLAVGDFHGGAIEACMRTLYAISKRAKEQDKGPKDVAEEHMRTLMSRKAKMPGLGHYLHTEDPRVTRLFELSRELGISGTHTVIIRALQYYFREAGKKLPINLDGAIAAIACDMNFDHRLGKGFFLLGRSAGLIAQVYEEMTREPPLTSLLPSEVEYDGPPERELDSGQKR